The following proteins are encoded in a genomic region of Gossypium hirsutum isolate 1008001.06 chromosome D05, Gossypium_hirsutum_v2.1, whole genome shotgun sequence:
- the LOC107906498 gene encoding auxin-responsive protein IAA16 — MSSENGKRLLETDAGGLNFEATELTLGLPGEPRVTSDGGAKLGSKRGFSETVDLKLGDNNREVKLGHSLQEAAKSPVSKTQVVGWPPVRGFAKRGKKSCKYVKVAVDGAPYLRKVDLEIYNSYQQLLTSLEDMFSCFTIRNYLNEKKIEQVNGIEYMPTYEDKDGDWMLVGDVPWQMFVESCKRLRLMKSSEAVGLGLTTGPKYSSTN, encoded by the exons ATGTCATCGGAGAACGGGAAAAGGTTGCTGGAAACTGATGCCGGCGGCTTGAATTTTGAGGCTACCGAGCTGACTTTAGGGTTACCTGGAGAGCCTAGAGTAACATCGGACGGTGGAGCTAAGTTGGGCAGTAAACGTGGATTTTCCGAAACCGTTGATCTTAAGTTGGGTGACAACAATCGAGAGGTTAAGCTGGGTCACTCCCTCCAAGAAGCTGCTAAGTCTCCTGTTTCAAA gACACAAGTGGTGGGTTGGCCGCCGGTGAGAGGCTTTGCAAAGAGAGGAAAGAAGAGttgcaaatatgtaaaagtggCGGTGGACGGTGCTCCATATTTAAGGAAAGTTGATCTCGAGATATACAATAGTTATCAGCAGCTGTTAACCTCCCTTGAAGACATGTTTTCATGTTTCACCATAA GAAACTATTTGAACGAGAAGAAAATAGAGCAAGTGAATGGAATTGAGTATATGCCTACATATGAGGATAAGGACGGAGATTGGATGTTGGTGGGAGATGTACCATGGCA aATGTTTGTTGAATCTTGCAAACGCTTAAGGTTAATGAAAAGTTCAGAGGCAGTTGGATTAGGTCTAACGACAGGTCCAAAATACTCAAGCACAAATTAA